DNA sequence from the Sporichthya brevicatena genome:
CCCGGACGTCATCCCGGTGCTGGCCGACGAGCTGAACCTCTCGGTCGCCGAGGTGCACGGCGTCGTGTCCTTCTACCGGGACTTCCGGACCACCCCGCCCGGCCGCTCCACCCTGCGGATCTGCCGGGCCGAGGCCTGCCAGGCGGTCGGCGCGGACGCCCTGGTCGAGCACGCGAAGCAGCGGCTCGGCGTCGGCTTCGGCGAAACCACGGCGGACGGGGCCGTCACCCTCGACGAGGTCTTCTGCCTCGGCAACTGCGCGCTCGGCCCCTCGATCCAGGTCGACGGCAAGCTCCAGGGCCGCGTCAGCCCGGACCGCCTCGACGCGCTGCTGGGAGACCTCCGATGACGGGTTCCGCGCTCTCCCCCTCGAACCACACCGTTTATGTCCCCCGTGACTCCGCCGCGGTCTCCGTGGGCGCCGACGCGGTGGCCGAGCGCATCACCGCCCTCGCCCCGCTCGGGACCCGCGTCGTGCGGACCGGGTCGCGCGGCATGCTCTGGCTCGAGCCCCTGGTCGAGGTCGACACCCCGGACGGGCGGGTCGGGTTCGGTCCCGTCTCCCCCGAGGACGTCGACGGCCTGCTCGCCGGCGGGATGCTGGCGGGCGCCGGTGGCAACGGCGCGGCCCTCGGGCTCGTCGAGGAGCTGCCCTGGATGAAGGCGCAGCAGCGCATCACCTTCGCCCGCGTCGGCGTGGTGGACCCGCGCTCCGCGCCGGACTACCTCGCGCACGGTGGCCTGGCCGGCCTGCAGCGCGCCCTGTCGATGACCCCGGCCGAGGTCGTCGCCGAGGTGACCGACTCGGGCCTGCGCGGCCGCGGTGGCGCCGGCTTCCCGACCGGCATCAAGTGGAAGACCGTCCTGGAGCAGCCGGCCGGGTTGCCCAGACCAGGACAAAAATTCGTCTGCGCCAACGCCGACGAGGGCGACTCCGGCACCTTCGCCGACCGCATGCTGATGGAGGGCGACCCGTTCACCCTCATCGAGGGCATGACGATCGCCGCCTACGCGGTCGGCGCGAGCGAGGGCTACATCTACTGCCGCTCCGAGTACCCCGACGCCGTCGAGACCCTGCGGGCCGCGATCGCCGAGGCGTACGCCGCGAACTGGCTCGGCCCGAACATCCTCGGCTCCGGGCTGACCTTCGACCTCTCCGTCCGCGTGGGCGCCGGCGCCTACATCTGCGGCGAGGAGACCTCGATGCTCGAGAGCCTCGAGGGCAAGCGCGGGCTGGTCCGCCCGAAGCCGCCGATCCCCGCCATCTCCGGCCTGTTCGGCCGCCCGACGGTCATCAACAACGTCCTCACGCTCGGCTCGGTCCCGGCGATCCTGGCCGACGGCGCCGCGGCCTATGCGGCACTCGGCATCGGCCGGTCCCGCGGCACGCAGGTCTTCCAACTCGCCGGGAACGTCGCCCGCGGTGGCGTCTTCGAGACGGCGTTCGGCCTGTCGCTCGGCGAGCTGGTCGAGACCTTCGGCGGCGGCACCGCCTCCGGGCGTCCGGTTCGGGCCGTCCAGGTCGGCGGACCGCTCGGGGCGTACCTGCCGGTGGGTCAGTTCGACCTGCCGCTGGACTACGAGGCCTTCGCCGCCGCGAACGCGATGGTGGGCCACGGCGGGGTCGTCGTCTTCGACGACACCGTCGACATGGCGAAGATGGCCCGATTCGCCATGGAGTTCTGCGCCGAGGAGTCCTGCGGGCGCTGCACCCCGTGCCGGGTCGGCGCAGTGCGCGGCGTCGAGACGATCGACCGCATCCGGGCCGGCGACCGCACCCAACTCGCCCTGCTCGAGGACCTCTGCGAGCTGATGACCGACGGCTCCCTGTGCGCGATGGGCGGGCTGACGCCCCTGCCGGTGCGCAGCGCCGTCCGACACTTCCGGGAGGACTTCGCGTGAGCCTGCTCCAGGAGTTCGACTACGGCACGCCCGCCCGCCCGGGCGAGGCGACCGTGAACCTCACGATCGACGGGGTCGCGGTGGCCGTGCCGCCGGGCACGTCGGTGATGCGCGCCGCCCGCGAGGCCGGCGTCGACATCCCCAGCCTGTGCGCCACCGACTCCCTCGAGGCCTTCGGCTCCTGCCGCCTGTGCATCGTCGAGATCGACGGCGCCAAGGGCGCCCCGGCGTCCTGCACCACCCCGTGCGGCGAGGGCATGGTCGTCCGCACCCGCAGCGAGAAGGTCGACCGGCTCCGCCAGGGCGTCGTCGAGCTCTACCTGTCCGACCACCCGGCCGACTGCATGGACGGCGCCTGCGAGCTGCACGCCGCCGCCGACACCGTCGGCCTCGTGCACGTCCGCTACGGCCCCGGCCACGACCACCAGGACGCCGAGATCGACGCGTCCAACCCGTACTTCCAGTTCGACCCGAAGTCCTGCATCGTCTGCTCCCGCTGCGTCCGCGCGTGCGACGAGGTGCAGGGCACACTCGCCCTGACCATCGAGGGCCGCGGCTTCGAGTCCGTCGTCAGTGCCGGCGGCACCGACTTCCTCGACTCCGAGTGCGTCTCCTGCGGCGCGTGCGTGCAGGCCTGTCCGACCACGGCCCTGCAGGAGAAGTCGGTCGTCGAGCTCGGCATGCCGACCCGCGCCGTCGAGACCACCTGCGCGTACTGCGGCGTCGGGTGCTCGTTCCGTGCCGAGCTGCGCGGCGACACCCTCGTCCGCATGGTGCCGTCGAAGAACGGCGGGGCGAACGAGGGCCACAGCTGTGTGAAGGGCCGCTTCGCCTACGGTTACGCGAGCCACCCGGACCGCGTGCTCGAGCCGATGATCCGCGACTCCTTCACCGATCCCTGGCGGACCGTCAGCTGGGACGAGGCCATCTCGTTCACGGCGAACCGGCTGCGCGACATCCAGTCCCGGTACGGCCAGAACTCGATCGGCGCCATCACCTCCTCCCGCTGCACGAACGAGGAGGTCTACGTCGTCCAGAAGATGGTGCGCGCCGCCTTCGGCAACAACAACGTCGACACCTGCGCCCGGGTCTGCCACTCCCCCACGGGCTACGGGCTGAAGCAGACCTTCGGCGAGTCCGCCGGTACCCAGGACTTCCGTTCGGTGGCCGACGCCGACGTGATTCTGGTGATCGGCGCGAACCCGACCGACGCCCACCCGGTCTTCGCCTCCCGCATGAAGCGGCGGCTGCGCCAGGGCGCGAAGCTTCTCGTCGTCGACCCGCGGCACATCGATCTCGTCCGCACGCCCCACATCCAGGCCGAGCACCACCTCCAACTGGCCCCGGGCACGAACGTCGCGATCATCAACGCGATGGCGCACGTCGTGGTCACCGAAGGTCTGGTCGACCGCGACTTCGTCGCGGCCCGCTGCGAGGGCTTCGAGGACTGGGAGTCCTTCATCGCGGACGAGTCGAACTCCCCCGAGGCGCTCGAGCCCGTCACCGGCGTGCCGGCGGCGGAGGTGCGCGCGGCGGCCCGGCTCTACGCGACCGCGCCGAACGCCGCGATCTACTACGGCCTCGGCGTCACCGAGCACAGCCAGGGCTCGACGATGGTCATGGGCATGGCCAACCTCGCGATGGCGACGGGCAACATCGGCCGCAGCGGCGTCGGCGTGAACCCGCTGCGCGGGCAGAACAACGTCCAGGGCTCCTGCGACATGGGCTCGTTCCCCCACGAGCTGCCCGGCTACCGCCACGTCTCCCGCGACGACGTTCGCGGCTTCTACGAGAAGCTCTGGGGCGTCCCGATCCTGCCCGAGCCCGGGCTACGGATCCCGAACATGTTCGACTCGGCCGTCGACGGCAGCTTCCGCGCCCTGTTCGTGCAGGGAGAGGACGTCGCGCAGTCCGACCCGAACACCCAGCACGTGCACGCGGCGCTCTCGTCGCTCGACCTGCTCGTCGTGCAGGACCTGTTCGTCAACGAGACCGCGAAGTTCGCGCACGTCCTGCTGCCGGGCACCTCGTTCCTGGAGAAGGACGGCACGTTCACCAACGCCGAGCGCCGGATCAACCGGGTCCGCCCGATCATGGCGCCGCGCACCGGCAAGCACGAGTGGGAGATCGTCGGCGACATCGCGAAGGCGATGGGCTACCCGATGCACTACGACAGCGCCGCGCAGATCATGGACGAGATTGCGCTGACGACGCCGACGTTCGCGAACGTGTCCTTCGACCTGCTCGACCGCGTCGGGTCGGTGCAGTGGCCGTGCGACGACCAGCACCCGCTGGGCACGCCGGTCATGCACGTCGAGGAGTTCACCCGCGGCAAGGGCGCATTTCAGTCGACGGCCTACGTGCCGACGAAGGAACGCAGCACCCGCAAGTACCCGCTGATCCTCACGACCGGGCGCATCCTGTCCCAGTACAACGTCGGGGCACAGACCCGCCGGACGGCGAACGTCACCTGGCACCCGGAGGACGTGCTGGAGATCCACCCGCACGACGCGGAGGTTCGCGGGATTCACGACGGCGACCTGGTCACGCTGGCCAGCCGGGTCGGCGAGACGAAGCTGCGCGCCGTGCTCTCCGAGCGCATGCCGGTCGGGGTCTGCTACACGACCTTCCACCACCCCGTCAGCGGAGCGAATGTGGTCACGACGGAGAACTCGGACTGGGCGACGAACTGCCCCGAGTACAAAGTGACGGCGGTTCAGGTGGCGCTGGCGACGGCGCCGGCCTCGACCGTCGACACCGCGGAACCGGCGGTCGTGTGAGCGAGGGAACGATCCGGCCCGAGGTGCGTCTGGCCGGCGAGATCGCCGACCAGTTCCGCCACAAGCCGCAGGACGCGGCCGCCGAGGCCATCGCCAGTCACATCCGCATGTTCTGGGACCCGCGCATGCGCACGACCCTGCTCGCCGCCGAGTCCGCGGGCGAGGTCGACGACTCGCTCGTGCGCGCCGCCGTCGAGCGCCTGCAAGCCTGATGGGCCGGGTCACCGGTCGACGTTCGGTCACCCGCGTCACGCCGACCGGGCGGACGTCGACCATCGACAGCCTCGCGGCCGAGGAGCCGATGGAGCTGCGGGTCGGCGGTCGCTCGCTCGCGGTCACGATGCGCACCCCCGGCGCGGACGTCGAACTCGCGCACGGCTTCCTGCTCAGTGAGGGCGTGATCACCAAGGTCGACGACGTCGTGACGGCCCGGTACTGCGACGGGGTCGACGACGAGGGCCGCAACACCTACAACGTCCTCGACGTGGCGCTCGCGGACGGAGTGCCGGTCCCGGGCCCCGGGGTGGAGCGCAACTTCTACACGACGTCCTCGTGCGGAGTCTGCGGGAAGGCGTCGCTCGACGCCGTCCGCACCAGGACCGCGTTCCCGCCGGCCGGTGACCCGGTCCGGGTCGACGTGGCGACCCTGCTGGCACTGCCGGACCGGCTGCGCGAGGCGCAGCGCATCTTCGACGCCACCGGCGGTCTGCACGCCGCGGGTC
Encoded proteins:
- a CDS encoding formate dehydrogenase subunit gamma is translated as MTFRAPAPPRADRIRAIAAAHAAERGPLLVILHAVQAEFGFLDPDVIPVLADELNLSVAEVHGVVSFYRDFRTTPPGRSTLRICRAEACQAVGADALVEHAKQRLGVGFGETTADGAVTLDEVFCLGNCALGPSIQVDGKLQGRVSPDRLDALLGDLR
- a CDS encoding formate dehydrogenase beta subunit, translating into MTGSALSPSNHTVYVPRDSAAVSVGADAVAERITALAPLGTRVVRTGSRGMLWLEPLVEVDTPDGRVGFGPVSPEDVDGLLAGGMLAGAGGNGAALGLVEELPWMKAQQRITFARVGVVDPRSAPDYLAHGGLAGLQRALSMTPAEVVAEVTDSGLRGRGGAGFPTGIKWKTVLEQPAGLPRPGQKFVCANADEGDSGTFADRMLMEGDPFTLIEGMTIAAYAVGASEGYIYCRSEYPDAVETLRAAIAEAYAANWLGPNILGSGLTFDLSVRVGAGAYICGEETSMLESLEGKRGLVRPKPPIPAISGLFGRPTVINNVLTLGSVPAILADGAAAYAALGIGRSRGTQVFQLAGNVARGGVFETAFGLSLGELVETFGGGTASGRPVRAVQVGGPLGAYLPVGQFDLPLDYEAFAAANAMVGHGGVVVFDDTVDMAKMARFAMEFCAEESCGRCTPCRVGAVRGVETIDRIRAGDRTQLALLEDLCELMTDGSLCAMGGLTPLPVRSAVRHFREDFA
- the fdhF gene encoding formate dehydrogenase subunit alpha; the protein is MSLLQEFDYGTPARPGEATVNLTIDGVAVAVPPGTSVMRAAREAGVDIPSLCATDSLEAFGSCRLCIVEIDGAKGAPASCTTPCGEGMVVRTRSEKVDRLRQGVVELYLSDHPADCMDGACELHAAADTVGLVHVRYGPGHDHQDAEIDASNPYFQFDPKSCIVCSRCVRACDEVQGTLALTIEGRGFESVVSAGGTDFLDSECVSCGACVQACPTTALQEKSVVELGMPTRAVETTCAYCGVGCSFRAELRGDTLVRMVPSKNGGANEGHSCVKGRFAYGYASHPDRVLEPMIRDSFTDPWRTVSWDEAISFTANRLRDIQSRYGQNSIGAITSSRCTNEEVYVVQKMVRAAFGNNNVDTCARVCHSPTGYGLKQTFGESAGTQDFRSVADADVILVIGANPTDAHPVFASRMKRRLRQGAKLLVVDPRHIDLVRTPHIQAEHHLQLAPGTNVAIINAMAHVVVTEGLVDRDFVAARCEGFEDWESFIADESNSPEALEPVTGVPAAEVRAAARLYATAPNAAIYYGLGVTEHSQGSTMVMGMANLAMATGNIGRSGVGVNPLRGQNNVQGSCDMGSFPHELPGYRHVSRDDVRGFYEKLWGVPILPEPGLRIPNMFDSAVDGSFRALFVQGEDVAQSDPNTQHVHAALSSLDLLVVQDLFVNETAKFAHVLLPGTSFLEKDGTFTNAERRINRVRPIMAPRTGKHEWEIVGDIAKAMGYPMHYDSAAQIMDEIALTTPTFANVSFDLLDRVGSVQWPCDDQHPLGTPVMHVEEFTRGKGAFQSTAYVPTKERSTRKYPLILTTGRILSQYNVGAQTRRTANVTWHPEDVLEIHPHDAEVRGIHDGDLVTLASRVGETKLRAVLSERMPVGVCYTTFHHPVSGANVVTTENSDWATNCPEYKVTAVQVALATAPASTVDTAEPAVV
- a CDS encoding formate dehydrogenase subunit delta — protein: MSEGTIRPEVRLAGEIADQFRHKPQDAAAEAIASHIRMFWDPRMRTTLLAAESAGEVDDSLVRAAVERLQA
- the fdhD gene encoding formate dehydrogenase accessory sulfurtransferase FdhD — its product is MGRVTGRRSVTRVTPTGRTSTIDSLAAEEPMELRVGGRSLAVTMRTPGADVELAHGFLLSEGVITKVDDVVTARYCDGVDDEGRNTYNVLDVALADGVPVPGPGVERNFYTTSSCGVCGKASLDAVRTRTAFPPAGDPVRVDVATLLALPDRLREAQRIFDATGGLHAAGLFTADGELLVAREDVGRHNAVDKVLGWALLNGLVPAAGSVLMLSGRASFELVQKAAMAGVPVVAAISAPSTLAVELAEDSGITLVGFVRGDHMTVYAGAERVSGGE